The Parus major isolate Abel chromosome Z, Parus_major1.1, whole genome shotgun sequence genome has a window encoding:
- the ALDH7A1 gene encoding alpha-aminoadipic semialdehyde dehydrogenase, which produces MLGLRRAFAALLPLPRAGSPPAAAMSTLLISQERYAWLRELGLQEENPGVYNGRWGGRGQVVTTYCPANNEPIASVRQGNLEDYEETVKKAKEAWKVWVDIPAPKRGEIVRQIGDALRQKIKVLGSLVSLEMGKIFVEGVGEVQEYVDVCDYAVGLSRMIGGPILPSERPGHALIEQWNPVGLVGVITAFNFPVAVYGWNSAIAMICGNVCLWKGAPTTSLVSVAVTKIIAKVLEDNKLPGAICSLVCGGADIGTAMARDERMDLLSFTGSTKVGKQVALMVQERFGRSLLELGGNNAIIVFEDADLNLVIPSALFAAVGTAGQRCTTARRLFLHESIHDEVVTKLAKAYAQVRIGDPWDPDTLYGPLHTKEAVKMFLDAVEQAKQQGGSVVCGGKVINRPGNYVEPTIVAGLPHNAPIVHTETFAPILYVLKFKEEEEVFAWNNEVKQGLSSSIFTKDLGRIFRWLGPKGSDCGIVNVNIPTSGAEIGGAFGGEKHTGGGRESGSDSWKLYMRRSTCTINYSKDLPLAQGIKFQ; this is translated from the exons ATGCTGGGGCTCCGCCGCGCCTTCGCTGCGCTGTTGCCGCTGCCGCGGGCAGGGTCACCGCCGGCCGCCGCCATGTCCACGCTGCTGATCAGCCAGGAGCGCTACGCGTGGCTGcgggagctggggctgcaggaggagaaccCGGGCGTGTACAACGGGCGCTGGGGCGGCCGCGGGCAG GTGGTGACCACGTACTGCCCCGCCAACAACGAGCCCATCGCCAGCGTCCGGCAG GGTAATTTGGAGGATTATGAAGAAACAGTAAAGAAGGCTAAAGAGGCATGGAAGGTCTGGGTTGAT ATCCCTGCACCTAAACGTGGAGAAATAGTGCGACAGATTGGTGATGCCCTGAGACAAAAAATCAAAGTTCTGGGAAGCTTG gTCTCTTTGGAAATGGGAAAGATTTTTGTCGAGGGTGTTGGGGAAGTGCAGGAGTATGTTGATGTCTGTGACTATGCTGTTGGTTTGTCCCGAATGATTGGTGGACCTATTTTGCCTTCAGAAA GACCTGGCCATGCCCTTATAGAGCAGTGGAATCCTGTTGGGCTAGTAGGAGTCATCACAGCCTTCAACTTCCCTGTGGCAGTTTATGGGTGGAACAGCGCAATTGCAATGATCTGTGGAAACGTTTGCCTCTG gaaGGGTGCTCCTACAACATCCCTTGTTAGTGTTGCTGTTACAAA GATAATTGCCAAAGTCTTGGAGGATAACAAATTGCCAGGAGCAATCTGCTCTCTGGTTTGTGGTGGAGCAGACATTGG GACAGCAATGGCAAGAGATGAGAGGATGGACCTCTTGTCCTTCACTGGCAGCACAAAAGTGGGCAAGCAAGTAGCACTTATGGTTCAGGAGAGATTTG GTCGAAGCCTGCTGGAATTGGGAGGAAACAATGCCATTATTG tgtttgaaGATGCAGATCTGAACCTGGTCATCCCATCTGCTCTAtttgctgctgtgggaacagcAGGTCAGAGGTGCACAACTGCTAGAAGGCTG TTTCTCCATGAAAGCATCCATGATGAGGTGGTGACAAAGCTGGCCAAGGCCTATGCCCAGGTCCGCATTGGAGATCCATGGGATC ctgacaCTCTGTATGGGCCTCTTCATACCAAAGAAGCAGTGAAAATGTTCCTTGATGCAGTAGAACAAGCGAAACAACAAGGTGGCTCTGTGGTCTGTGGTGGAAAG gttATAAATCGCCCTGGAAACTATGTTGAACCAACCATTGTGGCTGGCCTTCCTCATAATGCGCCTATTGTCCACACTGAGACGTTTGCCCCCATATTATATGTGCTGAAATTTAAG gaggaagaggaggtttTTGCCTGGAATAATGAAGTAAAACAGGGTCTTTCCAGCAGTATCTTCACCAAGGACTTGGGAAGGATTTTCCGCTGGCTTGG GCCAAAAGGATCTGACTGTGGCATTGTGAATGTTAACATCCCAACCAGTGGAGCTGAGATTGGAGGTGCTTTTG GTGGTGAAAAGCACACTGGTGGGGGAAGAGAATCTGGAAGTGATTCATGGAAACTTTATATGAGACGGTCTACTTG taCAATCAACTACAGCAAAGATTTGCCCTTGGCTCAAGGAATCAAGTTTCAGTAA